From Deinococcus yavapaiensis KR-236, a single genomic window includes:
- a CDS encoding cysteine desulfurase-like protein codes for MTTQLRDLRASFPALSSDVAYLDNAAGAMLPRQTIEAITRFMSTLGGANVGGVFGLSEEVTALKARAREASATFLNCLPGEVLLGPSATALTWQLSRAFSKLWGPGDEVIVSELEHEANHSPWRALERFGVTVKVWRAKWPEGILDPADLQALLTRETRFVAMTGAANSIGSMTPIREAAALAHSVGAWLLVDGVHVAPHHLPDVEALDVDFFVMSPYKVFGPHLGLMFVRRDLLPSLPADKLSFVEDDNVTKFEPGTAQHELWAGWLGSLAYLADLGGGAFSRETLRRAYARIEALEAPLVEHLVTGLASTDGVALYGRRSVEGRVGTACFNVSGLAPREAGRALAARGVAVATGHYYAILPMEALGLLPNGAMRASIAHYTTHEEIERLLEGVRSLTGVS; via the coding sequence ATGACGACCCAGCTTCGTGATCTTCGCGCCTCCTTTCCCGCCCTCTCCTCCGACGTCGCCTACCTCGACAACGCGGCGGGCGCCATGCTGCCGCGGCAGACCATCGAGGCGATCACGCGGTTCATGTCGACCCTCGGCGGCGCGAACGTCGGAGGCGTCTTCGGCCTCAGCGAGGAGGTGACGGCGCTCAAGGCGCGGGCACGTGAAGCGTCGGCGACCTTCCTGAACTGCCTGCCGGGCGAAGTGCTGCTCGGGCCGAGCGCGACGGCGTTGACGTGGCAGTTGTCGCGGGCCTTTTCAAAATTGTGGGGACCGGGCGACGAGGTGATCGTGTCGGAGTTGGAGCACGAGGCGAACCACTCGCCGTGGCGGGCCTTGGAGCGTTTCGGAGTGACGGTGAAGGTGTGGCGCGCGAAGTGGCCCGAGGGCATCCTCGATCCGGCGGACTTGCAAGCCCTCTTGACGCGCGAGACACGGTTCGTGGCGATGACGGGCGCGGCGAACTCGATCGGGTCGATGACGCCGATTCGCGAAGCGGCGGCCTTGGCGCACTCGGTCGGCGCGTGGCTGCTCGTGGACGGCGTGCACGTCGCGCCGCACCACTTGCCCGACGTGGAGGCGCTCGACGTGGATTTCTTCGTGATGAGCCCGTACAAGGTGTTCGGGCCGCACCTCGGCTTGATGTTCGTACGCCGCGACCTCCTGCCGAGCCTGCCCGCCGACAAGCTGAGCTTCGTGGAGGACGACAACGTCACGAAGTTCGAGCCGGGAACGGCGCAGCACGAGCTGTGGGCGGGCTGGCTGGGAAGCTTGGCGTACTTGGCCGATCTCGGCGGAGGCGCGTTCTCGCGCGAAACGTTGCGGCGAGCGTACGCGCGCATCGAGGCGTTGGAGGCGCCGCTCGTGGAGCACTTGGTGACGGGCTTGGCGAGTACGGACGGCGTGGCGCTCTACGGACGGCGAAGCGTGGAGGGCCGCGTGGGTACGGCGTGCTTCAACGTGTCGGGATTGGCGCCGCGTGAAGCGGGGCGTGCCCTCGCCGCGCGCGGCGTGGCCGTCGCGACAGGACACTACTACGCGATCTTGCCGATGGAGGCGCTGGGATTGCTTCCGAACGGCGCGATGCGCGCGTCGATCGCGCATTACACGACGCACGAGGAGATCGAGCGGTTGTTGGAGGGCGTTCGCAGCCTGACGGGCGTTTCATGA
- a CDS encoding thioredoxin domain-containing protein: MNRLALETSPYLRQHRDNPVDWFPWSDEAFEKARVEDKPILLSVGYSTCHWCHVMAHESFEDAATATFMNEHFVNVKVDREERPDVDAVYMAAVQAATGQGGWPMTVFLFPDGKPFYAGTYFPPADRYGMPSFRRVLVSVANAWQERRDDLAQNADSLTGFLRDQMAQERPERDLPRDFEARGFASLRRVFDATHGGFGGAPKFPAPTTLAYLLTQPGERDMAMTTLEKMATGGLYDQLGGGFHRYSVDERWLVPHFEKMLYDNAQLTRVYLQATQLSDNVWFPRTVRETLAYLEREMLSGEGGFFSAQDADQEGIEGKFFVWTPQELDEVLGEDADLARRYYGVTEGGNFTDPHHPEFGRRNVLSVVLKPADLAREVGEDEGAVIERLREAKLRLMEARETRVHPGTDDKILTSWNGLALAAFADAARIFGEEHYLAVAVRNAEFVYEHLRAPDGTLYHTYKDGAAKVTGLLEDHALYGLGLVSLYGASGDLRWLTWARELWSVVRRDFWDEASGAFWSTASGAEALITRTQSAFDSAILSDNAAAAQLGLWMSRYFGDEEGERIARRVVASFSNEMLSAPSGFGGLWQAHAFLQAPPVEVAILGSSRSRRVLEREVARHFLPFAVLAPSETGEGLPVLEGRSGDGVAYVCRNFACDLPARDVETLARQLASLNG; this comes from the coding sequence ATGAACCGACTCGCCTTGGAGACGTCTCCGTACCTGCGTCAACACCGTGACAATCCTGTCGATTGGTTTCCGTGGAGCGACGAGGCGTTCGAAAAGGCGCGCGTGGAAGACAAGCCGATTTTGCTGTCGGTCGGCTACTCCACGTGCCACTGGTGTCACGTGATGGCGCACGAAAGCTTCGAGGACGCGGCGACGGCGACGTTCATGAACGAGCACTTCGTGAACGTCAAGGTGGACCGCGAGGAGCGCCCCGACGTCGACGCCGTTTACATGGCGGCCGTGCAGGCGGCGACGGGGCAAGGCGGCTGGCCGATGACGGTCTTTCTCTTTCCCGACGGCAAGCCGTTCTACGCGGGCACGTACTTTCCGCCCGCCGATCGCTACGGCATGCCGTCCTTTCGGCGTGTGCTCGTCAGCGTCGCCAACGCGTGGCAAGAGCGGCGCGACGACCTCGCGCAGAACGCGGACAGCCTCACGGGGTTCTTGCGCGACCAGATGGCGCAAGAACGGCCCGAACGCGACCTGCCGCGCGACTTCGAGGCGCGCGGCTTCGCCAGCTTGCGGCGGGTGTTCGACGCCACGCACGGCGGCTTCGGCGGCGCTCCGAAGTTCCCCGCTCCGACGACCCTCGCGTACCTGCTTACGCAGCCCGGCGAGCGCGACATGGCCATGACGACCCTCGAGAAGATGGCGACGGGCGGCCTCTACGATCAACTGGGAGGCGGCTTTCACCGTTACAGCGTTGACGAGCGCTGGCTGGTGCCGCACTTCGAGAAGATGCTGTACGACAACGCGCAACTCACGCGCGTGTACCTCCAGGCGACGCAACTCAGCGACAACGTGTGGTTTCCGAGGACCGTGCGCGAAACGCTCGCGTACCTGGAGCGCGAGATGCTCTCGGGCGAAGGCGGCTTTTTCAGCGCGCAGGACGCCGATCAGGAAGGCATCGAGGGCAAGTTCTTCGTGTGGACGCCGCAGGAACTCGACGAAGTGCTCGGCGAGGACGCCGACCTCGCGCGGCGCTACTACGGCGTCACGGAGGGCGGCAACTTCACCGATCCGCACCACCCGGAGTTCGGGCGGCGCAACGTTCTGAGCGTCGTCTTGAAGCCCGCCGACCTTGCCCGCGAAGTCGGTGAGGACGAGGGCGCGGTGATCGAGCGCCTGCGAGAAGCGAAGTTGCGCCTCATGGAGGCGCGCGAGACCCGAGTCCACCCCGGCACGGACGACAAGATCCTGACGTCGTGGAACGGCCTGGCCCTCGCGGCGTTCGCTGACGCCGCCCGGATTTTCGGCGAGGAGCATTACCTGGCCGTCGCCGTGCGAAACGCCGAGTTCGTGTACGAGCACCTGCGCGCACCGGACGGAACGCTGTATCACACGTACAAGGACGGCGCGGCGAAGGTGACGGGACTGCTCGAAGATCACGCTTTGTACGGCCTCGGGCTCGTCAGCCTGTACGGAGCGAGCGGCGACTTGCGGTGGCTGACGTGGGCGCGCGAGTTGTGGAGCGTCGTGCGACGCGACTTCTGGGACGAAGCGTCGGGCGCCTTCTGGAGTACCGCCTCCGGTGCCGAGGCCCTCATCACGCGCACGCAAAGCGCCTTCGACTCGGCCATTCTCAGCGACAACGCCGCCGCCGCCCAGTTGGGGCTGTGGATGAGCCGCTACTTCGGCGACGAGGAGGGAGAGCGCATCGCTCGGCGAGTCGTCGCGTCCTTCTCGAACGAGATGCTGTCGGCGCCGAGCGGCTTCGGCGGCTTGTGGCAAGCACACGCGTTCTTGCAAGCGCCGCCCGTGGAAGTCGCGATTCTGGGCAGTTCGCGATCGCGCCGCGTCTTGGAGCGCGAGGTGGCGCGTCACTTCCTGCCCTTCGCGGTCCTCGCGCCGAGCGAGACGGGCGAAGGGCTGCCCGTGCTGGAAGGACGAAGTGGTGACGGCGTGGCGTACGTGTGCCGCAACTTCGCGTGCGACTTGCCGGCGAGGGACGTCGAGACGCTGGCGCGTCAACTGGCGAGTTTGAACGGTTGA
- a CDS encoding S8 family peptidase — MKNARLFGLITLTALLAACGSTSNTPSAPSAQAAEFVPGEVLVQLDSSLRAQSLTALAATLGVQSVEVVAASDGAPLVLAKLSSGQSVESAVASLGARGDVRYAEPNFIYHHDATSTDPYFTNGSLWGMYGPSTTPANQFGSNAAAAWASGSVGSSTVYVGIIDEGIQYNHPDLAGNVGNPNEIEANGKDDDGNGFVDDKYGWDFANNDNTVYDGGNRGSLDAHGTHVSGTIGARSNNVGVVGVNHNVRLISGKFLGRNGGTSANAIKALDYFIGLKNKGLNIVATNNSWGGGSFSQALRDAIERSNTAGILFVAAAGNGGSDGVGDNNDATPHYPSTYDNSNIIAVAAITSSGGRSSFSNYGAKTVDIGAPGSGINSTVPYDKYASYNGTSMATPHVTGAVALYAAAHPGASAAQIKNAILSSAVPTPSLSGITVTGGRLDAFAALSK; from the coding sequence ATGAAGAATGCACGTCTGTTCGGCCTCATTACCTTGACCGCTTTGCTCGCCGCGTGCGGATCGACTTCGAACACGCCTTCGGCGCCCTCGGCACAAGCCGCCGAGTTCGTTCCCGGCGAAGTGCTCGTGCAACTCGACTCGAGCTTGCGCGCCCAGTCCTTGACGGCGCTCGCCGCGACCCTCGGCGTGCAAAGCGTCGAGGTCGTCGCCGCGTCGGACGGGGCGCCCCTCGTGCTCGCCAAACTGTCGAGCGGGCAAAGCGTGGAAAGCGCGGTCGCTTCGCTCGGCGCCCGCGGTGACGTGCGCTACGCCGAGCCGAACTTCATCTACCACCACGACGCGACGTCGACCGATCCGTACTTCACCAACGGCAGCTTGTGGGGAATGTACGGCCCGTCGACGACTCCGGCCAATCAATTCGGCTCGAACGCCGCCGCCGCGTGGGCGTCGGGCAGTGTCGGCAGCAGCACCGTCTACGTGGGCATCATCGACGAAGGCATTCAATACAATCACCCCGACCTCGCCGGAAACGTCGGAAATCCGAACGAAATCGAGGCCAACGGCAAAGACGACGACGGCAACGGCTTCGTGGACGACAAGTACGGCTGGGACTTCGCCAACAACGACAACACGGTGTACGACGGCGGAAACCGCGGCAGCCTCGACGCGCACGGCACGCACGTCTCGGGCACGATCGGCGCGCGCAGCAACAACGTTGGCGTCGTCGGCGTCAACCACAACGTCCGCCTCATCTCCGGCAAGTTCCTCGGGCGCAACGGGGGCACGTCGGCGAACGCCATCAAGGCCCTCGATTACTTCATCGGCCTCAAGAACAAGGGGCTCAACATCGTCGCGACGAACAACTCGTGGGGCGGCGGCAGCTTCTCGCAAGCGCTTCGCGACGCGATCGAGCGCTCGAACACGGCGGGCATCCTGTTCGTCGCGGCGGCCGGGAACGGCGGCAGCGACGGAGTCGGCGACAACAACGACGCGACGCCTCACTACCCCAGCACCTACGACAACTCCAACATCATCGCGGTCGCCGCGATCACGTCGTCGGGCGGTCGGTCGAGCTTCTCGAACTATGGCGCGAAGACCGTGGACATCGGCGCGCCCGGTTCGGGCATCAACAGCACCGTGCCGTACGACAAGTACGCGTCGTACAACGGCACGTCCATGGCAACGCCGCACGTGACGGGCGCCGTTGCCTTGTACGCTGCCGCCCACCCCGGCGCGAGCGCCGCGCAAATCAAGAACGCCATCTTGTCGAGCGCCGTGCCCACGCCGTCCCTCAGCGGCATCACGGTGACGGGCGGTCGCCTCGACGCGTTTGCCGCGTTGAGCAAGTAA